The Populus nigra chromosome 14, ddPopNigr1.1, whole genome shotgun sequence genome has a segment encoding these proteins:
- the LOC133672369 gene encoding transcription factor HEC2-like, with product MDVDMMKSSSGEENMDMMTMMMQMEKLPDFCSEPFHNTTNTSTILQEIQFSNGNPTSIVASPPIYHDNPHASSPPFINPPPCSMPFMGTPIQEPMTPPLQHNMMANKFKYSTPFSNANSLSSMEKKNPTAAIRDMTFCIAAMQPIHIDPESVKPPKRRNVKISKDPQSVAARHRRERISERMRILQRLVPGGTKMDTASMLDEAIHYVKFLKKQVQSLEQAGGITPNGWFWLHSGDNA from the coding sequence ATGGATGTGGACATGATGAAATCATCATCAGGAGAGGAAAATATGGACATGATGACAATGATGATGCAGATGGAAAAGCTTCCTGATTTTTGCAGTGAGCCTTTCCACAACACTACTAACACTTCAACAATACTACAAGAAATCCAATTCTCCAACGGAAATCCTACTAGTATTGTAGCTTCACCACCTATATATCATGATAACCCACACGCATCTTCACCACCATTCATAAATCCACCTCCTTGCTCCATGCCATTTATGGGCACTCCAATCCAAGAACCAATGACACCACCTCTTCAGCACAATATGATGGCCAACAAATTCAAATATAGTACTCCATTCTCCAATGCAAACTCCTTGTCTTCAATGGAGAAGAAAAACCCCACTGCAGCAATTAGAGATATGACCTTTTGTATAGCAGCAATGCAACCAATACATATAGACCCGGAATCGGTAAAGCCTCCCAAAAGAAGGAATGTCAAGATATCTAAGGATCCACAAAGTGTAGCTGCGAGGCATAGAAGGGAAAGAATAAGTGAGAGGATGAGGATTCTCCAGAGATTAGTTCCAGGAGGCACCAAAATGGACACGGCTTCTATGTTAGATGAGGCTATACATTATGTCAAGTTCTTGAAGAAGCAAGTGCAATCTTTAGAACAAGCTGGTGGTATTACCCCCAACGGGTGGTTTTGGCTTCACAGCGGTGACAATGCCTAA